One Mycolicibacterium sp. TUM20985 genomic window, AGTCATGGCTCATTTGGTAGGCGGCGTTGCTCACCAGGATGTCAATCTTGCCGAATTCGGTTGCCGCTCTTTCGATCACCGCGCGGCAGTGCGCCGGGTCCGCCAAGTCCCCGCGGACCAGGATGCACTTGCGGCCTTCCTTCTCGACCAGCCGAGCCACTTCGGCGGCGTCGTCGTCCTCGTCGAGGTAGGCGATCAGCACGTCGGCCCCTTCGCGGGCGTAGGCGATTGCCACTGCCCGGCCGATGCCGCTGTCACCGCCGGTGATGACGGCGCTCTTGCCGGTTAGCCGATCTGCCCCTCGATAACTGGTCTCACCACAGTCCGGCACCGGGTCCATCAGGGATTGCACGCCTGGCGGTGTCTGCTGCTGCTTGGGAAAGCCCATGTAACTGCCTTACCCGCGGCGCAGCGGGTGAAACCGGCGGCCGGGTCAGTGCTGGGCCGTAACGCGGGCAGCCTCTCGGACCACTACGGATCCGTACGCCGGCCGGAATGGGCATCGAGTGATGCCTCAGCCCGCTGGCCCAGCATGAAGGAGCCGTCGATGACATTGCCGCAAGAGGCGACGCCGCAAGAGACCGAACGGGCCGGTGCCCTCGCGACCCCCACGCCCACATCCTCTGAACGCGCCACGCCCACTCCAGGGTGGCGCTTGGCATTCCTGGCCGGTCTCGCACCCCTGGCCGCAGGGATCGTCACGCTGGTGACCACCTGGTTGGCGATCACCCGTCCCGACGAGCCGTGGTGGACCGGAATCGGTGACCTGGGGTTCAGTTATGCCAGCTTGTCTGCGGCGGGCTCGGGTGCCGACGCGTGGGTGCAACTCAACGCCTCGGTTGGTGGCGTGAACATCGTCGCAGGCGCGATCGCCGTGATGACGGTCGCGGCATTCGCCCTGAGGAGCGGCGAGCGATGGGCCTGGTGGTTCCTTGCCTTCTCGCTGCTCTGGGTCGGGCTGCACGACGCGACGATGGCCACGCTGTACTTCCTGCAGACGGGCCAACCCGTGATGCTGCTGCCCTACTCGTACTGCGCGCTCCTAGCCGCCGGCCTGATGCGGTCTCGTCGCATCGCGATTGCGCGTTAGCCCTTGCCAATTCACGACCCCATGACCATCAGATACGAGGAAACGCCATGACCATCGAAGAAGCACGAACCGCAGCGGCCGCCAACACTCTCACCGCCCTCGGCGCCATCATCCTGCGAGTCGGGCTGGTGGTGCCGCTCGCCTGGATCGGGATTCAGAAGTTCACCGCCGAAGAGGCCAATGCGATCATGCCCCTGATCGCCGAGCAGCCCCTGATGAGCTGGCTATACGACGTTCTCAGTGTTCAGGCGCTGTCCAACGGGCTGGGCGCGGTCGAGATCATGGCCGCGGTTCTGATCGCGATCAGGCCGTGGTCTGCGACGGCATCAGCGCTGGGCAGCGCGATCGCCGCGCTGCTGTTCCTGTCGACGCTCAGTTTCCTCGTCACCACCCCGGGGGTCGTGTCGTCGTCGTCGCTGGGGCTTCCCGTCCTCACCGAGACCGGCGGGTTCCTGATCAAGGACATCGCGCTGCTGGGCGCCGCGGTGTGGACGCTCGGAGAAGCGTTGCAGGCCCGCGCCGGAGCCCGGGCGTCGCACTGACCGAGTCGGGTGCGGACATGCGTGCGGTGGACCGTACGGTACAGCGGTTACGTCGTTTGATTGTTGCCGTTCACCATTCGTGAACGTCGAGAAGCTAGACTGCCGTGGATGTCGGAGACCGCCGAAGACGAGGCCCTGCTGGTCGCAGCACTGCGAGCCGGCGACGAGCGGGCGTTCGCCCGCCTGGTGGATCGGTACGCCCCCTCGATGTTGCGGGTCGCTCGCGGCTACGTGCCCAGTCACGAGGTCGCCGAGGACGTCGTACAGGAAACCTGGATTGCCCTACTTGGCGGGATCTCCAAGTTCGAGGGCCGTTCCTCGGTGCGCACGTGGTTGTTCGCGGTGCTGGTGAACATCGCGAAGAACCGAGGCGTCCGTGAGCGGCGCACCAGCGAGGGATCCAATGACTCGACGAAAACCGTTGACTCCCGGCGCTTTCGCCCCGCCAATGACCCGGAATGGCCTGGGCACTGGAAGGAGGAGGCCGAGCCGTCCCCGTTTCCGGACACGCCCGAGGGTTCGGCGCTGGGTGCGGAGTTGGTGGCCGTGGCGCAACGAGAGATCGACCGGCTGCCCGAGCGGCAACGCGTCGTCGTCACGATGCGCGACGTCCTAGGACTCGATTCCGACGAGGTGTGCGAACTGCTCGACCTCAGCGTCGGCAACCAACGCGTCCTGCTGCACCGCGGCCGTGCGATGGTGCGGGCCGCGCTAGAGTCCTATCTGCAGGAGGAGGGCAGATGACCGACGGACCGATGGCGTGCGAGGACTTCGTGGAGCTCGTCACGGCGTACCTCGAAGACGCCATGGTCCCGTCCGCGC contains:
- a CDS encoding DUF417 family protein, encoding MTIEEARTAAAANTLTALGAIILRVGLVVPLAWIGIQKFTAEEANAIMPLIAEQPLMSWLYDVLSVQALSNGLGAVEIMAAVLIAIRPWSATASALGSAIAALLFLSTLSFLVTTPGVVSSSSLGLPVLTETGGFLIKDIALLGAAVWTLGEALQARAGARASH
- a CDS encoding RNA polymerase sigma factor, with the translated sequence MSETAEDEALLVAALRAGDERAFARLVDRYAPSMLRVARGYVPSHEVAEDVVQETWIALLGGISKFEGRSSVRTWLFAVLVNIAKNRGVRERRTSEGSNDSTKTVDSRRFRPANDPEWPGHWKEEAEPSPFPDTPEGSALGAELVAVAQREIDRLPERQRVVVTMRDVLGLDSDEVCELLDLSVGNQRVLLHRGRAMVRAALESYLQEEGR